The DNA region TTCCGGTGGTGTTATGGAGAGGCTTGAATACAAAGCCGAGCTTGAGTGGGACGGAAACGTTGGGAGCACAGCTAAAGTCAGGGAGTTCACCTTCAAAATTGACACCAACACCGACGGCCGCAACAGCGGGCCCAATCCCACCGAATACCTCCTCTCTGCCATAGGGGGCTGTCTGACCGTAAACTGGGGGAGACTCATCAAAAAGATGCGCCTGGACGTTGGTGGCTTCAAGGTCGAGGTCAGGGGCTGGAGGAACCTCGAGGAACCCCGGCTGGGGGAGATAACCTATAAAATCACCGTTATCACGAGGGAGCCGGAGGAGAAGAATGGAACTGTCTTCAACACAGTCGGGGCGGAGAAAATAAAAGGCGAGGTAGAGATCCTCAGGCCGTAGCCGGGGTTTCTCCCCCGCCACACGTCCCGAAGAGGCATTTAATCCTCTCAGCGGCCTTCAGGTACAGGATGAGGAAGATTATCTGGAATACAGGGAGTGTAGCGGCTGGAACCGCCACCAGGGGCTCGAA from Thermococcus zilligii AN1 includes:
- a CDS encoding OsmC family protein — translated: MERLEYKAELEWDGNVGSTAKVREFTFKIDTNTDGRNSGPNPTEYLLSAIGGCLTVNWGRLIKKMRLDVGGFKVEVRGWRNLEEPRLGEITYKITVITREPEEKNGTVFNTVGAEKIKGEVEILRP